Proteins from a single region of Acanthochromis polyacanthus isolate Apoly-LR-REF ecotype Palm Island chromosome 11, KAUST_Apoly_ChrSc, whole genome shotgun sequence:
- the cspg5b gene encoding chondroitin sulfate proteoglycan 5b isoform X2, with protein sequence MARCDSRLGTWQVLLTISMVIIPLCAHGRHSLARRHHHHNQSSVHKEALNARMVLSDDSAEREHLIGAGLGLGAKLPLSSPKHHHSHKRVHLDFVEEDPPVGEELTAGGAGPDQPSSDDVITVEFHSPAPDIVPSDVALDWAKVPKPQKQKAGDPTAWTLSDFYDYLSPDDDLSALDTTPVPEPTPSPPADMEDENPLLAGSPAVPDNVRPNMNSGPSLPAPPMPGLGKDDELGLGGAFGEGGCRLGFVQSGPGVCVSQCDVEPNFCFNGGVCTVVAGIGAFCRCNVQDYIWNKGMRCDWAVTEFQVLCVVVGVSSFVLLLLFMIIVFFAKRLHRLKNENRRLRKRSKYRPQSTEPQTDGLSVSTTADGSQPNDEPQKQDDQAKSPQAKEEGSMNILNSHSPKHENNRPASFAHDQGHTPNNTEENAEVNMLQNNLV encoded by the exons ATGGCGCGCTGTGACAGCCGCTTGGGGACCTGGCAGGTGCTGCTGACCATCTCCATGGTCATCATCCCGCTGTGTGCTCACG GGAGGCATTCACTGGCCAGGCGCCACCATCACCACAACCAGTCGTCCGTTCACAAGGAGGCCTTGAACGCCAGGATGGTGCTCAGCGACGACTCTGCAGAGAGGGAACACCTGATCGGAGCAGGGCTCGGGCTCGGTGCCAAACTCCCGCTCAGCTCCCCCAAACACCACCATTCTCACAAGCGCGTCCACCTAGATTTTGTGGAGGAAGACCCACCTGtgggggaggagctcacagccgGGGGGGCGGGTCCAGACCAGCCATCGTCCGATGACGTAATCACCGTGGAGTTTCACAGTCCTGCGCCAGATATCGTGCCCTCTGATGTCGCTCTGGATTGGGCCAAAGTCCCGAAACCCCAGAAACAGAAAGCGGGGGACCCCACTGCATGGACGCTTTCTGATTTTTACGACTACCTGTCCCCCGACGATGACCTCTCAGCGCTGGATACGACCCCTGTACCCGAGCCCACCCCTTCACCTCCAGCCGACATGGAGGATGAGAATCCACTCCTGGCTGGTTCTCCTGCTGTCCCTGACAACGTGAGGCCCAACATGAACAGTGGACCATCCTTACCGGCTCCTCCCATGCCAGGGCTGGGCAAGGACGACGAGTTAGGCTTAGGTGGGGCCTTTGGGGAAGGTGGCTGCAGGCTGGGCTTTGTGCAGTCCGGACCtggggtgtgtgtgtctcagtgtgaCGTTGAACCCAATTTCTGCTTCAACGGAGGGGTGTGCACCGTGGTGGCTGGAATCGGAGCCTTCTGCAG GTGCAACGTGCAGGACTACATCTGGAACAAAGGCATGCGCTGTGATTGGGCGGTCACCGAGTTCCAGGTGTTGTGCGTGGTGGTGGGCGTGTCCTCGTTTGTGCTCCTCCTGCTGTTCATGATCATCGTGTTCTTTGCCAAGAGGCTGCACCGCCTCAAGAACGAGAACAGACGCCTTCGCAAacgcag TAAGTACCGCCCACAGAGCACCGAGCCACAGACGGATGGACTCTCGGTTTCCACAACAGCCGACGGCTCTCAGCCAAAC GACGAGCCTCAGAAGCAAGACGACCAAGCAAAGTCCCCACAAGCCAAGGAAGAGGGCTCTATGAACATCCTCAACTCTCATTCCCCCAAGCACGAGAACAACCGCCCAGCCTCCTTCGCCCACGACCAGGGCCACACCCCCAACAACACGGAGGAGAACGCCGAGGTAAACATGCTCCAGAACAACCTGGTATAA
- the cspg5b gene encoding chondroitin sulfate proteoglycan 5b isoform X1 — MARCDSRLGTWQVLLTISMVIIPLCAHGRHSLARRHHHHNQSSVHKEALNARMVLSDDSAEREHLIGAGLGLGAKLPLSSPKHHHSHKRVHLDFVEEDPPVGEELTAGGAGPDQPSSDDVITVEFHSPAPDIVPSDVALDWAKVPKPQKQKAGDPTAWTLSDFYDYLSPDDDLSALDTTPVPEPTPSPPADMEDENPLLAGSPAVPDNVRPNMNSGPSLPAPPMPGLGKDDELGLGGAFGEGGCRLGFVQSGPGVCVSQCDVEPNFCFNGGVCTVVAGIGAFCRCNVQDYIWNKGMRCDWAVTEFQVLCVVVGVSSFVLLLLFMIIVFFAKRLHRLKNENRRLRKRSKYRPQSTEPQTDGLSVSTTADGSQPNVRKLCDTPPPAPQAHTHNLAYYDNIICQDEPQKQDDQAKSPQAKEEGSMNILNSHSPKHENNRPASFAHDQGHTPNNTEENAEVNMLQNNLV; from the exons ATGGCGCGCTGTGACAGCCGCTTGGGGACCTGGCAGGTGCTGCTGACCATCTCCATGGTCATCATCCCGCTGTGTGCTCACG GGAGGCATTCACTGGCCAGGCGCCACCATCACCACAACCAGTCGTCCGTTCACAAGGAGGCCTTGAACGCCAGGATGGTGCTCAGCGACGACTCTGCAGAGAGGGAACACCTGATCGGAGCAGGGCTCGGGCTCGGTGCCAAACTCCCGCTCAGCTCCCCCAAACACCACCATTCTCACAAGCGCGTCCACCTAGATTTTGTGGAGGAAGACCCACCTGtgggggaggagctcacagccgGGGGGGCGGGTCCAGACCAGCCATCGTCCGATGACGTAATCACCGTGGAGTTTCACAGTCCTGCGCCAGATATCGTGCCCTCTGATGTCGCTCTGGATTGGGCCAAAGTCCCGAAACCCCAGAAACAGAAAGCGGGGGACCCCACTGCATGGACGCTTTCTGATTTTTACGACTACCTGTCCCCCGACGATGACCTCTCAGCGCTGGATACGACCCCTGTACCCGAGCCCACCCCTTCACCTCCAGCCGACATGGAGGATGAGAATCCACTCCTGGCTGGTTCTCCTGCTGTCCCTGACAACGTGAGGCCCAACATGAACAGTGGACCATCCTTACCGGCTCCTCCCATGCCAGGGCTGGGCAAGGACGACGAGTTAGGCTTAGGTGGGGCCTTTGGGGAAGGTGGCTGCAGGCTGGGCTTTGTGCAGTCCGGACCtggggtgtgtgtgtctcagtgtgaCGTTGAACCCAATTTCTGCTTCAACGGAGGGGTGTGCACCGTGGTGGCTGGAATCGGAGCCTTCTGCAG GTGCAACGTGCAGGACTACATCTGGAACAAAGGCATGCGCTGTGATTGGGCGGTCACCGAGTTCCAGGTGTTGTGCGTGGTGGTGGGCGTGTCCTCGTTTGTGCTCCTCCTGCTGTTCATGATCATCGTGTTCTTTGCCAAGAGGCTGCACCGCCTCAAGAACGAGAACAGACGCCTTCGCAAacgcag TAAGTACCGCCCACAGAGCACCGAGCCACAGACGGATGGACTCTCGGTTTCCACAACAGCCGACGGCTCTCAGCCAAACGTAAGGAAACTGTGCGACACCCCTCCGCCCGCTCCCCAAGCTCACACTCACAACCTGGCGTACTATGACAACATTATCTGTCAG GACGAGCCTCAGAAGCAAGACGACCAAGCAAAGTCCCCACAAGCCAAGGAAGAGGGCTCTATGAACATCCTCAACTCTCATTCCCCCAAGCACGAGAACAACCGCCCAGCCTCCTTCGCCCACGACCAGGGCCACACCCCCAACAACACGGAGGAGAACGCCGAGGTAAACATGCTCCAGAACAACCTGGTATAA